In Podospora pseudocomata strain CBS 415.72m chromosome 4, whole genome shotgun sequence, the genomic stretch ccacccaccgccatccATCCCTGCATTCGTTAGCACAGCTCAAGGGCAGAAAGCTTCAAGATGAATgacccccaaccaacccaaccacctgATTTCCCGACTGTCTGGCCCGGCGGTCAGCATGATAGGTCTGGAGACCTCCAACCTGATGCCCAATAGACGAAGCGGAGTTGGAGTGTGGGAGTTTATGCACAATTGCGAGGGAGGGTGACCGCCCTTCCCCCAGtgatccatccatcccctcacTTTcactcctcccaaacccgaAAACAAGCAAGTGTGTGTGAATTATCTCTTTGCCACTATTCTCTTCTTTGTATGTACCAATTTAGCAGACATGGACAAAAATTATCTTTCGTTGTGATGTAGTTTTCGGTATTaatccctcccccaccgccccttGGTACCTATTTGCCCTCTTTATGCTGCAAATgcgagagagaaaaaaaggccaGGCGGTATATGTAGTTTCCGATGAGACATAAcgacaaaacaacaaaaaaactcCCCTCCTGTACCAATGCAAAGATATAATTCCCGCCCGCCCCGTTCCCAAGTTGTGAACGCCAAtgtgcttgcttgctttccCGTTCATGCCTGCCACCCAAAATAAACACCCTCGCGTTCTTTTCTCCCAAAgcgggggaaaagaaaaaaaaagaaaaggtaAAACTCCGCCTTTTAATGCTGGTTTTAAGtagagaaggaaaaaaagagaaaaagtCATCGCGGTCATGATTGTGTTGTGTTGGCGAGGGAAAGTAAAGTGCTCATCGCACACTAACCCCATTAAACATCCTCCCAAACATCTGcttcatcccccccttcttcaccctcccctccccaaccacatGATGACCCGAGCTCGGAACCTCATACGGCAACAGCTTCTTCGCTGCGACCTTGCGTGTATACTGCTGGTGCGAGTGGACAGTATACATCGCATCCTTCTCCGGCACGCAAGGcaaaacctccacctcggaaCCATACAACCCATCCTGCTGTCCCGAGTAAATGTAcggctcccctcccctcggcACACCCAAAtcatgctcctcctcatcatcatcaccctcggGCGTAGTCGCCCTCGAAGAGCTCACACTACCAGCATACGACGAGCCCGACGAGTACAACCCCGGAGGCGACGGCTCCCTCGAATaccccctcgacctcgaacTCCCCCTGCTCGAAGGAGTAGCAGCATAAACCTGCTCGGCAGAAACGGCAATCGACGTCTCCCTCGCAACCCGGATCcactcctcttcctcttcctcaatctccatcctcctctgcctctccatctccctcttcgcAGCGTGGCGCACCTCCCTCGCGTGGCGGGCCTCAATGTCATACTTGATCGGCGCAAGGAAGTGGTCTAATTCCCTGTACAAATCCTCCTCGGTGATCCTCAAATCCCAATCGAGCAAAAACAAGAGCTGCTTCTCCATCAGGTTGACCTCGGTTCTCGAAAAGCCAAAGTTGTACacctgggtggtgatgtagcTGTAGCTAGCCCAGTGCTTGTTCTTGGGGGAGCTGTCGTTGAGGTACTTGGCCGCGAGGATGAGAGCAGCTAGGAAGATGCGGTGAGTGGTGCAGCGGAGTCCCTTGGCCATGGGTTGGAGCCGGGACCGGAGCCGGTTGAGGTAGACGAGGGTGGACATGAGGGTCGGCACCTGGACGTTGGAGGTGATGACGAGCTGGGTGATGAACTCCTCCAGGGTGGGCAAGGTGCTGTCTTCGCTGCGGACCGCtcttggcggtggtgtcctgggtggggaggggtatCTGGTTCTGGTTTCTTGGACGGGTGGTACCATCATGGTTGGGTCGCACGTGATGACGCCGGAAGCGGCGTTGGCGAGGTACCTGATCATTTCCTTGTCGACTCTCTTGTAGATAAAGGtctcgagggcggcggcgttgAGCTCAGCAGTGCCGAGGTACCTTGATGGTATCGACTCCATGGCGGTGATGTGaagatgtgtgtgtgtgtgtgtgagagagagagagagagagagagagagagttgTGACGTCGATGTGGTGTGTGTTGGCGTGTGTTGGCGACAGTTGACGAAAGAGAAACAAAGTACCCGACTGTGTCTCTCTTTGActgtcttgttgttgatggggataGTGAAATGCAATGAAAGAGATAGGATGACGAAATGGAGATGTCCCTGGAGTTAAGTATAAACTCAACAGAGGCGGACCCGGAGGGAAGACTCCACACCGGGGTCTGTTTAGGGAAAAACAACAAAGTACACAAATGTTGGGGTAGCGGCCGTGGTGTTCCAGTAAAGGCCGGCTTCTACAGGGGTGCCTGTAGCTGGGGTGTCTCAGTGGCTTTGTTGCCCAAGTGCTCAGTGACGAGGCTGAGCTCCAGGCGGACAAGGATGATAGGGGTTGCAGCGGCACAGGGGGGTGCGTGGGCACTCTGGGATGTTGTGGTGGCCCGCTGTATCGGTCGGGACCGGGGATGGGCGCGCGATCAGCGGCTTCTGGGCTTCTGGGGCCTCTGGGCTCGTCTGGATTGCTCTGCGATCTGATTGCTGAGGCCAAGAAAAGCCgtcgaccaatcaggactgCAGTGGGGGAACCCCGTTGTTGACCAAGAGTCGAGGCAGGCGGACAAGTCCGTATCGCAagcaaaaaaataaaatcgAAACGCCTCGGAGGCGAAAGGAAACCACAAGAGACAAGTCTTCCTTCGGTTTTCTTAAACACGAACAAGCTGGAAATGACAAGTCGCAGCTTGACTGGCGCGGTGGCGATCCCGGAATAAGTGGGGAAAAGCTGCCGAGGTTTGGGCGGACAGAGGACACGGGGCCGGGTCTCGGAGGCCGGCTTCTGCTGGTTTGCGTGGTAGCAGGTGCTGGAAATCCCAAGGGAATCAATCCACTAGAGAATTAGCAGAACAGGCGGTCGGGGTGCACGATCGGCAGCCGATTGAGTCAGCGGATGTTGACAGGGCCTATCCGTGCTCACGTCGTGGGGTCTTCGAGTCGAGCGTTTGCTGCGGTCTGATGTCGGGGTCGAGACTGGTCGATGATGCCGAGCAATGCCGGTGGAGTATTGATTATGTGTTAAATGAGAAATGCAAATGCAATAGATATGGATGCTCCGAGCCGGCGGATGCGTGAACAAATTGGGAAATGCACAAAAATAAGAAAAGGGCACCGGGAGGAGAGCACTGCTGCACACGTCTGGCTGGATATTCTGAACTTCGTCCTCGTGGGCTCCGAACAGGTTTTAATATCTTGTCGACGGAATTAAAGGATTGCGGGTCTGCGCGGTAAGGCGGTAGAGCGGTAAACTAGATGGCTGGCTGGACCAGGGGGTGTCAACAGTCGCGCGCCAAAaggctaggtaggtagctgtccgtctgtctgtctgtctgcctGTCTCTGCTGCCGCTTGTCGCTGCGTTCGAGCTGTCGCCCAGTACCACTTGTCAGTCGGCGCTCTGGGGGCCATTGATTCGTGCTCGTCGCTCCTCTGCTCCTGTCGCAACAGTCGCAGCGGCAAGCGGGGGGCAAAGCCGGTGGGGTCTTGGCCAAACAAATACCACAGTACAGAATAAAAAAAGACAAGCGACTCACTCACCATCAATGTGCGATAGGTCCAATGGGACGGGCTGGACTGTCAAACAATCCAGGGGTTTGTTGGCAATGGATGGGCACTCGACGGGCTTCCTAGTgagaggcagaggagaaATAAGCTTCTTGTTTGATCGGTAGTATGATGACAAGATAAAATAGGTGGCCAagcggcagccttggcacTGGATTTCGGGTAGATGCACTGTTGGGGTCTGGTCGATGCAGTTTGGTGGCTGGTGGACCATATAAGATTATCGTGTTACGgcctggtgttgatgatgatgcccatGATGACGGGCGCTGTCGTGGGAGTTTTGTAGGCTGCAAAGATGGCACCATGCACGCATCCAGGCTCCAGTGTCCTCGCTCACTCCGGGAGAGGGGAAATGATGGACTGGCACAACTTACAGAAGGGAGCGTGTGATAAGGGAGTGGTGGTAAAGAGTTCCAGTTTCCCCCTTCTTTGGTCAATGGAACCGGGTTGAAGCACGAAAGGGAGGGGAACAGCCGAGTAGGTCGTCAATATAACTCCCCAAAAGATGGACGGGACAAAAGATGGAATTGTGGATTCCAGAGCCGAAGCAAAAGGGATGACAGGTGACACTTTATTAGGCACAAGGAACATTCAACGTGGCCGTCACCGGCATCCAAGCACCCGACCCAGGGAGATGCGTGGGACCGAGTCATAAGGATGGGAGATATCTGCAGCTCTGTTGGCGAGCATTTCCCCTGTGCCCTTCCACCCTTCCGCCCTGAAAAAGGCTGGTGCCACCCAGCTTTGGCTGGCTGTAGGAGTGCATTTGATCCATGCCTATATCCACGCGATGCATAACTCCTGAGATGAATGGTTGGCCAGCTCTTGGATGCCAGATTTTCGAGTTGCCAGCGATCCGGGTTCCGGCCGATGTGATTGGCCCGTTGCATCCTCAACGCCCGGACATGAAACAAGAGGGGTTGtgtttcttcttccacaTGGGAGGCGATTTCAGGAGACGGAACTGTTCGAAGATGCTGATAGACATAGGATATTCCCTTGTAGCGATTGGGCTTGGGTTCCTGCAGTTGTGGTGATCTACCTCTCAACTGCACTTTACATGGCAAAAACTGTGTCGTGCGTTGAGGAGTCGCAGAGCATAGCTGTTCCAGCCCAATCAGACCGCATTTGCGCCGTCAACCCGAGATATTGGACCAAACTGCAGCCGCAGAATAGCCTCACCGGACTCTGCTGGCACTGGGCGTCCACGCAGGCACTCTGTGGCGATTCTTGACAATGCTGCCGCTCTTGCTTGATCCATGGCCAGTCTTGAACCTGTAAATTGCTCGTAACCATTCTTCCCGGCGATCGGCAGCAGGGCGGGCGGTGAGCCGATCCCGGAATGCTGTCAAGGACTACGCAcgagatgatgagatgatcTGTAGCACCAGCACGCCAATATTTCATCGATTTTGCTTGCATGCTCGTGTGAGGCAATGGCAAGGGGAAAGAAGCTGTTAAGACCGGGTGACGTTGATCCGGAGAAACAGGCGGGGAAAATAAGGTTTACTAACAGTGGGGCAGGGAACAGGGGGGATTGCAACGGGTGGTGTCTTCATCGAGTCCCTCGTTTCGGCGCAGGGAGcccatgaaaaaaaaaaaaccctcaGACGGTGATGCCAAGCcgtctcccaccccccgcaTCGCCGTGAAACGAAACGATGTAGGTGATGGGCAGCAAGTTAAAACATCACATCCTTCGCATCGAAACGAAGTTGGTCATCGCGTCTTTTTGCCAGGGGTCGATCTTATCGCTATCACCGTGAGATTTTTGAGGGGTATCACCAGCACCGGACGGTCAACCCCGCCTGGATCATGTGGGAGGGACAACAGTGCAGTACACGAGCACCCAAGGTCTCAGACGATGGAAACCGCGTGTCTATTTCGCCGGGGCCACATGAGCTTTGACTGGATAGTTACAcgcaaaaaagaaaagagattGTGCAAGAGGGACAAACGGGTTGGTGAGGTGCAACGACGGGAAAAGCGGTGATGACAAAAGCGACAGCATCGACCGGATCAAGGCCCAATACCCCTGAGCCTCGCATCTGATATTCTGTTGTTTGCTCCCAATGTTTTGTTTCAGCCCTTTGAAGCCGTCATTACAAGGTCGCAATTGTAGCAAGCACTCAGGGGCAGCATCCCACCCTGTCCGCTTCCCCGGAGATGCTGTGCCTCTTTGTTGCCTGAGGTATGAGCCCTTCCAATCTGATGTGCATAGAAAGGTAATAGCTCCTTTGGGCTGCCGAGCCGAGCTTTTGATGGCACCGATTGGGCTGCCGCATCGCCGTTGCTGACACACCATcagaaaaataaaaaacagAGCACTGCCAGCTTTCACATGAACATGCTCATCGCGGCAGTCGGTAACGGCGATGTCGACGATGTAGTCATCAGTACACTTTTCATCCGATATCGAGATGTAACAGCCTGCCAGAACACTGTTCGTTTTGGCTCACCAGTCACCAGCCCCCCAAGATGACCAAAATCCGGGGTAAGTGTCATCCATCCGAACAGTCACTAGCTCTAGTCCGAACTCTCGTTTCAAGTGACCTGCCACCCTCAGATTACGGAAGGCAGGTATCATTTGTATCAGGAGCCACATCAGATTGTCAGTGCGCTTCTCAGATATCACTACTCACCAAAAATAAACCTTGGCTATTGTTCGTATCGGCCATCGGTGAGAAAGTAGCTGGTTGCATCTCATAGGTATTGTTCCATCCACCAAAAGGAAAGTGAAAAAAAAGTCTTCATGTGAAATTTGACCTCTGCGTCTCAGCAATAGGCTTTCCCCGTGGCCAACCACCGGGCACAAACGGCCGACTGGGCGACGCCTCCCGAGGTCAACCTGCCAGCTTCTGACACCGAGCTCTCTCCAGGCCAGTGTGCCGCATACACCGCCTCCTTTCTGTTGTATTTGACatgttgagggtgttgagtaTGGCTTCAACTCCCGAGGCGCATCTAGACCCCCAAATAACATCTTCCAAGTGCCGCATTTTCCTTGGTGTCGGTGTCTCTTCCAAGCAAATCAACAGCGCACGCCGTGATTGGACACCCGAAGGCAGATCCAAAAGGCAGGCCAGAGAAGCCAGGGTGAGCTCCTGTCCAACCAAATCGGTAGCTCCCAGCTTGCttgacaccacccaccacaagcTGCCCCTCCAAGAGCTCTCGTAGCTGACAAGGAGTGGCTGTGACGGAGACGCCATCTCTTCTCGCGGCCAACTCCTGTGGGTGTAGGACAGGCCAGTCAAAGTCTTGGTCTAGACAGCTTACAACGCAAAGCTGTGCAATGCATGTCTCACGCAACGTTTTCTTGTGCTTCCCACCGGGACTGGCTACCGGGATGGTAGAGGGAAGGTGAGTCTTTCAGCATGGAACCACACTGCGGTACGCCGTGACAAGCAGGAGGACGGGGTCTGAGGCGATAGTTCAGCTGGTGGAAATTTTTGATGCTTCGTGATCATGGTCTGTGAGGGGCATCGACGGTcagttggtgttgagggtctTGATGCAACATGACCACAACATTACGAATGCCCGATGGTAGCCATGCTTTGTATCACCTACCTCAGTCAGAAACCGTTCTCCTGTGTAATTTAGATCGGCATCGAAATGCCATGTCGATGTCGTTGAACAAGTTGAAGCTTGTGATAGCAACAACAAGGGTTAATCCTAGGGGTAGGGTTACGCCAGGGTTTCTCGGCTCTCCGCCAGTTGACACTAAATCGTTAGCGGCAGGCCCCACCCCCACATTTCGCAAGCTGCCGTGGCTGCCTCACGATCGACAGTCCATCGTGAATTTCATCATCCGGCATCAGCCACACCTCCCTCGCTGAGCTCAGTTCCCGATGCCGGTCATGCTCGCAATGCTTTCGGCATGCAACCGCCAAGAACGCACATCTGAGCAGCTCATTTCGCGGAGAAGACCATCTCGCAATGCCCTCCCCCACCCGATCGTTAGAGGCCTACGATAATACGATGCGGTGGAGCTCTTGCGCAATTCAATCTCAGATGCTAGCGCCGGGCAATGACAGTTGACTCCCCTTTCCGCTCCTTGACATCTTGACATGTgctccaccaacaacgacaactACAACAACTGTTGTACCAACCTCCAACGATGACTGACTGAGTGACTGTCCCGCTCATCGACGGCCTTGACACTAACCAGCCTgcaaacccaaacaccatGTCCAATCCCCGCCCAAGCTTCTCAACATCGCTGATGCGTCGAGTTGCTTTTGGGGTCCAGACCTCCAAAAACCCAATCCCACCAGAGACAACTCCCATTTTCGAGGCCCATTTTCGGGTCGCCCACGGAAGCCCGAAACACCACCGGCAACTTACCGAATAGAACTGCGGGGATGGCTTACACCCCCCTCGCTTCATCCCATTTGATTCTATGGGTGGTCTGTCCAGGTCTGGAGGGTCGCGCCGCGTTGCACCAGTCTTGAGGGGCAGGTCATCAAATGCCGATGAATAGGCCTGGGGTGACGTTATACCAGAGCTGCTAGGGGCGTCCGTCTAACCTGCGCACAACACAGCTCGATGCTTACTTTTGGTCCGGTGATCCGATTTGATCAACCACCGACTCACCCCGTCTATCAATGGAAGTCGTATCTGATCTCCTCGGCGTTCAAACAAACACAAGCCCGCAAGGGATGAGGCTGGGGTCTCGAACGACGTGTATCTCAAACTACGGAGTACTGCACAGCAACGTTGACTGCGCAAGCGAAGCAGTCTCAGCCGCGCGTCTGTTCATCAGCCTCGTCGCAGTTTGACTCTGACTTCTGCAACGTGCAAAGGCGAGGCGTCCCGTTTATTCcgtgtaggtaggtaggttaTTTACACAAGCGCTCAGAGCACCTCTGcaatgccatgccatgccatgccatgccatgtcATGCCAGCGGCCGACCTGTCCTCTCGTTCTCTGTTGTAGTAATCCCCAAGCGCAAGCGCCGCCGCGGGCGGCTATTCTCATTCCGCGGCGGGACACCACCCCAGATCTCGTTGAGATCTGGTCCAGCCAATGACAATTTTTAGCACCTCAATTTTTTCTCTCCCGTCTGTCGCGGTTAGGAGAGCCAATAAGAAGCATGCACCCGGACGGCTGCAGCGGTTGTTTGAGCTTCCGACCGCTGTGATACCACATGTGAGCACTCTTCCAAGCGATGGGCATAGCTGGCGGTGGCTTATTCGCGGGTAAAGAGCGGGACGGGGCGGGAAAGGCGTTTGTGTCGGCTGGGTTGGCCAATGAGGCGGTTGGATTGTTTACTTTTGTGTTACACTGATTTGGGGAGTTCAAGTCGAAGGAGTTGTTTGATGTTCTTCAGCTGCGGTGCGGGattggcggtggggatggaTCATGGGACGTGGCATGTTGGTGTAGTTTTTGGGAGGGCCAGAATAGCTCATTGAAAGCGAGATCTTGAGAGGTGGGTTTGAGATGGGATTAGGTGGCCAAGGAGCTGTACGCATGGCCGTTGAGAGAGAGCGGGTGAAGCGGGTTCGGGGCTGGCATAACCACTTTTGCGcgggttgatgttggcggtTACCTTACACAAGATCCACCCCATTTGTCCCATGGccagaggggaggagaggagcaCGAGAGTTTGgcgcggtggtgttgaggctCAGGAAAGCAAACAAGTGTGCAAACTCCTCGTACTGGGCTTGAGGTGTCGGCAGTCGACCAGAGAGGTTGGTTGATACTGGACAACAAAGAATCTCTAACCGTCGGGGCTCCAAGATCGGAAATAGCCCGTGGCTTTGCCTGCCTTTGCGCCTACATTTTTTGAAGTGCATAGATGTCGTGAACCATA encodes the following:
- the PCL1 gene encoding PHO85 cyclin-1 (EggNog:ENOG503NYEI; COG:D); translated protein: MESIPSRYLGTAELNAAALETFIYKRVDKEMIRYLANAASGVITCDPTMMVPPVQETRTRYPSPPRTPPPRAVRSEDSTLPTLEEFITQLVITSNVQVPTLMSTLVYLNRLRSRLQPMAKGLRCTTHRIFLAALILAAKYLNDSSPKNKHWASYSYITTQVYNFGFSRTEVNLMEKQLLFLLDWDLRITEEDLYRELDHFLAPIKYDIEARHAREVRHAAKREMERQRRMEIEEEEEEWIRVARETSIAVSAEQVYAATPSSRGSSRSRGYSREPSPPGLYSSGSSYAGSVSSSRATTPEGDDDEEEHDLGVPRGGEPYIYSGQQDGLYGSEVEVLPCVPEKDAMYTVHSHQQYTRKVAAKKLLPYEVPSSGHHVVGEGRVKKGGMKQMFGRMFNGVSVR